A window from Pseudomonas kribbensis encodes these proteins:
- a CDS encoding MlaA family lipoprotein, with product MAKYLLLFAALLCAGVAQADNSKANAPVVVDSDGFKEPLSKLKFNPGLDQREFERSTLNALNVYDPLESWNRRVYHFNYRFDQWVFLPVVDGYRYVTPGFVRSGVSNFFNNLGDVPNLVNSLLQFKGKRSMETTARLLLNTTIGIAGLWDPATAMGLPRQNEDFGQTLGFYGVPGGAYFVLPILGPSNIRDTAGLAVDYTAESAINYLNVSKVSENHPEIWALRAVDKRYQTRFRYGQMNSPFEYEKVRYVYTESRKLQIAE from the coding sequence GTGGCTAAATATCTCCTGCTGTTTGCAGCGTTACTCTGTGCAGGCGTGGCCCAGGCCGACAACAGCAAAGCCAACGCACCGGTGGTGGTCGACAGTGACGGCTTCAAGGAGCCGCTGTCCAAACTCAAGTTCAACCCGGGGCTGGACCAGCGCGAATTCGAGCGCTCGACCCTCAACGCACTGAACGTGTATGACCCGCTGGAATCGTGGAACCGCCGGGTCTACCACTTCAACTACCGCTTCGACCAATGGGTGTTTCTGCCGGTGGTCGATGGCTATCGCTACGTCACGCCCGGTTTCGTGCGCTCCGGTGTGAGCAACTTCTTCAACAACCTTGGCGACGTGCCGAACCTGGTCAACAGCCTGTTGCAGTTCAAGGGCAAGCGCTCGATGGAAACCACCGCCCGCCTGCTGCTCAACACCACCATCGGCATCGCCGGCCTGTGGGACCCGGCCACCGCCATGGGCCTGCCGCGCCAGAACGAAGACTTCGGCCAGACCCTGGGCTTCTACGGCGTTCCGGGCGGCGCCTACTTCGTACTGCCGATCCTCGGCCCGTCGAACATCCGCGACACCGCCGGCCTGGCCGTGGACTACACCGCCGAATCGGCGATCAACTACCTGAACGTGTCGAAAGTCAGCGAAAACCACCCGGAAATCTGGGCGCTGCGTGCGGTCGACAAGCGTTATCAGACCCGCTTCCGCTACGGTCAGATGAACTCGCCGTTCGAGTACGAGAAGGTGCGCTACGTGTACACCGAATCGCGCAAGCTGCAGATTGCCGAGTAA
- a CDS encoding serine/threonine protein kinase → MLRSLRFAALFGGLILSASALAVDIDAASYGYPLTNPFEATIATTPPDLRPELPSDDDINQTDRSVTLRPEREFILPDNFWAVKKLTYRIATQDKAAPLIFLIAGTGARYDSSLNEYLKKLYYKAGYHVVQLSSPTSFDFMSAASRFATPGVTKEDAEDMYRVMQAVRAQNPKVPVTDYYLSGYSLGALDAAFVAHLDETRRSFNFKKVLLLNPPVNLYTSITNLDKLVQTEVKGINNSTTFYELVLNKLTRYFQQKGYIDLNDALLYDFQQSKQHLSNEQMAMLIGTSFRFSAADIAFTSDLINRRGLITPPKFPITEGTSLTPFLKRALQCDFDCYLTEQVIPMWRARTDGGSLLQLIDQVSLYALKDYLHDSPKIAVMHNADDVILGPGDLGFLRKTFGDRLTVYPLGGHCGNLNYRVNSDAMLEFFRG, encoded by the coding sequence ATGCTCCGATCCTTGCGCTTCGCCGCCCTGTTTGGCGGCCTTATCCTGAGTGCGTCCGCGCTGGCGGTGGATATCGACGCCGCCAGTTATGGCTATCCGCTGACCAACCCGTTCGAAGCAACCATCGCCACCACGCCGCCGGACCTGCGTCCGGAGTTGCCGTCGGACGACGACATCAATCAGACCGACCGCAGCGTCACCCTGCGCCCGGAACGCGAGTTCATCCTGCCGGACAACTTCTGGGCAGTGAAAAAACTCACCTATCGCATCGCCACCCAGGACAAGGCAGCACCGCTGATCTTCCTGATTGCCGGCACCGGCGCGCGGTATGACAGCAGCCTCAACGAATACCTGAAAAAGCTCTACTACAAGGCCGGCTACCACGTGGTGCAGCTGTCCTCCCCCACCAGTTTCGACTTCATGAGCGCCGCCTCGCGTTTCGCCACCCCCGGCGTGACCAAGGAAGACGCCGAAGACATGTACCGGGTGATGCAGGCCGTGCGCGCGCAAAACCCGAAAGTACCGGTCACCGACTATTACCTCAGCGGCTACAGCCTCGGTGCGCTGGACGCAGCGTTCGTCGCTCACCTGGACGAAACCCGCCGCAGCTTCAACTTCAAGAAAGTCCTGCTGCTGAATCCGCCGGTCAACCTGTACACCTCGATCACCAACCTCGACAAACTGGTGCAGACCGAGGTCAAGGGCATCAACAACAGCACCACCTTCTATGAACTGGTGTTGAACAAACTGACCCGCTACTTCCAGCAGAAAGGCTACATCGACCTCAACGACGCACTGCTCTATGACTTCCAGCAGTCCAAACAGCACCTGAGCAACGAGCAGATGGCGATGCTGATCGGCACCTCGTTCCGCTTCTCGGCGGCGGACATCGCCTTCACCTCGGACCTGATCAACCGTCGCGGCCTGATCACCCCGCCGAAATTCCCGATCACCGAAGGCACCAGCCTCACGCCGTTCCTCAAGCGTGCGCTGCAATGCGACTTCGACTGCTACCTGACCGAGCAGGTGATCCCGATGTGGCGCGCCCGCACCGACGGCGGCAGCCTGCTGCAACTGATCGATCAGGTCAGCCTGTACGCCCTCAAGGATTACCTGCACGACAGCCCGAAAATCGCCGTGATGCACAACGCCGACGACGTGATCCTCGGCCCCGGCGACCTCGGTTTCCTGCGCAAGACCTTCGGCGATCGCCTGACGGTTTACCCACTGGGCGGCCATTGCGGCAACCTTAACTACCGCGTCAACAGCGACGCCATGCTGGAGTTCTTCCGTGGCTAA